The Prodigiosinella aquatilis region CAGAACGCAGTGCTTTTCTATCTTTTTTACTAGCTGTTCAATACCGTTCGGACGTTTACCCTGTGGTTATTATTCACCGACAAGGGAAACGTTATGTACAACATCACCGAAGGCTACGCGCCTTATCTGGAATATCAGACCTGGTATCGTATCTGTGGCGACCTTCACAATGGCATGACGCCGCTGGTCGTGGCACACGGCGGACCGGGATGCACCCACGACTATGTGGATGCCTTTCGTGATATTGCCAAAACCGGCCGGGCTGTCATTCATTACGACCAACTGGGTAATGGCCGCTCCACTCACCTTCCCGACCAACCCGCCGATTTCTGGCAGCCTTCATTGTTTCTGGCTGAACTGGATACCCTGTTGTGTCATCTCGGTATCGAAAACAACTACGCGCTGCTCGGACAATCCTGGGGTGGCATGCTGGGCGCCGAACATGCCGTCACCAATCCGCCAGGCCTGAAAGCGCTGATCATCGCCAACTCGCCAGCCTCGATGGCCTTATGGTTGCAAGCCGCATCCCGTCTGCGTAGCGAATTGCCAGAGGAGGTGCAAGCCACGCTACTGGCTCACGAATCTGCTGGTACGCTGGACAGCGACGAGTACAAAGCCGCCTCTCAAGTATTTTATCAGCGTCATGTGTGCCGCCTCGATCCCTGGCCAGACGACGTCAAGCGCACCTTCGACGCCATGGACCTCGACCCGACGGTCTATCACGCCATGAACGGCCCCACCGAGTTCCATGTCATCGGCAGTATGAAAGAGTGGACGGTGATTGATCGCCTGTCCGCTATCGACGTCCCGGTACTGCTGATTTCTGGCTATTATGACGAAGCAGCACCGGAAGTGGTGCAGCCTTTCGCCGATCACATCAAGGATGTGGAATGGGTGATTTTCGAACACTCCAGCCATATGCCGCACGTTGAAGAACGCGAAGCCTGCATGGCCAAAGTGGCGACGTTTCTGCAACGAAAAACGCCCGCCTGAACATTTCCCTCATTGACAGAAATCATTTCAGACCGGCGTTTATCACCAACCTGACGGAAGCCTGAAGCGGAATCACAGTAATACGATGACGCTTCAGACTACACGGTATTACCCCGGGAAGGTCAGCGTGTTCCCCGGAGCCTCTCGATGGATATGCAGAAACTGCATATGACGTTCGTACTGATCAAGAATGTCATTGATGATCTGTTCTTTACTGTAATCCATCAGATCATTGCCCTGGGTTCCTTCCATAAGATAGGTTTCCAACCGGTAATAATGAGATTTGCCTGAGCGCGCCCGATAGGTAAATGCCGGTATCGAATAGCGTTGCGGCCAGATCTGATACACAAAGTTCTCCTCATCACCCAGCCGGACCAGCAATTCCAGATGGTTCAGGCGTTCATCGTCCTGCGGCGGCAGTTCGTTGAATTCCACTTTCGCACCACGCAGCTCCAACTCCCGGGCCACGTCCTGCATAGCCGGACGACAAACTGTATTCAACATCTCCTCGGTATGGGTAGTACCAGGATAATTCATCACCCGAGACAAACGCTGTTTCCAGTTCAGCACTTCATCGCCAGAAACCGGCATTGGTGCGAAGATTTGCTGCGACCCAGCTTTACGGTAATCCTCCACTTTCAATGATTTATATAAACCAACCATGACAAAAAACATCACAAAACTGAACGGTAACCCCATTATCACCGTGGTGTTCTGCAAAGCGGTAATACCGTCGGTCATCAACATGCCCAACGTCAGCGAACCAATAGCCAAAGACCAGAAAATCCGTAGCCAGTTGGGTGCGTCATTATTGATGTCAGTCAGGCGGGAGGTGAAGTTCCCTAGCACCAAAGACCCCGAGTCCGCCGAGGTGACGTAAAATAGCAGACCGGTGATGGTTGCCACTGACGCGCTGAAGGTAAATCCGGGATATTGTGCCAGCAAGCTGTAAAAACCACGCTCCGGATAGGCCATTACTTCTTTGGCAAAACCGATGTTGCCATGCAGAACCTGATACAGCGCACTATTCCCGAAGATAGACAGCCACAGCAAGGTGAAGATAAACGGAATAACCAGTGTACCCGCCACGAACTGACGGATAGTCCGGCCTCGTGAGATACGTGCCAGGAACAAGCCGACAAACGGTGACCAGGCAACCCACCAGGCCCAGAAAAATAGCGTCCAGCTATTCATCCAGTCGGTCGGTCGATCAAAAGCAAAACTGTTCAGCGTCATCCCCAAAAAGCGATTGATGTAGTCACCTACATTGAGCACCAGCGCATTGAGTAGAAATTCCGTATCGCCCCAAAACAGCAGAAACAGAATCAGCCCCATAGACAGCAGCACGTTTAGCTCGGAGAGAAAGCGGATGCCTTTGTTAACACCAGAGGTTGCCGAGACGGTCGCCATCACCACAGACAGCATGATCAATGCCGCTTGCGCCGTCAGACCTTCCGGAATGTGGAACAGAACGTTGAGGCCGTAATTAAGCTGCACCACACCGATCCCGAGTGTCGTGGCAATGCCAAAAATAGTACCGATGACAGCGGCAATGTCCACGCTGTGACCAATCGGGCCGTAAATACGCTTACCAAAAATCGGATAAAGCGCCGAACGAATGGTCAGCGGCAAATTGTAACGGTAACTGAAATAACCCAGGGCAATCCCCATCAGCGCGTACATTGCCCAACCGGTCAGCCCGTAGTGAAACAACGTCCAGACCATCGCCTGACGCGCCGCTTCCAGGGTTTGTCCCTGACCTTCCGGCGGCATCATATATTGTGTTACCGGCTCGGCGACCGAGAAGAACATCAGATCAATACCGATGCCTGCGGCGAACAACATCGACGCCCAGCTCAACAGGCTAAACTCTGGCTTGGATTGTTCAGGCCCGAGTTTGATGGAACCATAACGCGAGGCCCCGATATAAATCACAAAAACGATATAGAGCGTGGCGGCCAGCAGATAGTACCAGCCAAACGTAACCGATACCCAATTGAGAACAATACCGATCCATTTATTGGAAAGTACGGGATAAAAAATAGTCATTAACGTAAACGCGAGGATCAGTCCTGCGGACGTGAAAAACACCACCGGATTTATCGTATCCTTTTGCGGTTTTGTGTCGATGTCTGAAGTCGCCATCGTTTCCCCTGCATAGGTTTAAAGTTAAAGCTCCAGAGTGAGTTGGGTAAGCGTGCCTTAGCGCATATCAAGATGAAGTAAGCCAATAACACCAGGCTAACCACGGGAGATCCGCTGAGTACACTTGCCTTCCTCCACTCGTTATGAACCCCAAAAAATCATTAATTCGCCACAGAGAATTAATGCCTGAGATTCAACAATCACCGACCACAAATCATACAATTTATTAACATGGCGGTAATAAAATATATTCATTTTTGATTGAACGTTCAATCAAAAAAAAGTTTAATGGGCACAATCGAAGACAGACGGCCCATCAGAAGACCTCTTTTCTGATGGCATTTATTGATCGGATTGATGGGAGTCAAACCCGTGCCCAAAGTAGGAATGCAGCCGATAAGACGGCAGCAATTGATTGAGGCGACACTGTCCGCAGTGAACGAAGTAGGAATGCACGATGCGTCGATTTCACAGATTGCACGTCGGGCTGGCGTATCTAATGGCATTATCAGTCACTACTTCCGTGACAAGAATGGCCTGTTGGAAGCGACCATGCGTTACTTGTTAAGTCGCCTTGGTGAGGCTGTCACACAACGGCTTGCCGCGTTGAACGATAACGATCCTCGTACCCGGTTGCGAGCCATTATAGAAGGCAACTTCGATGAGAGCCAAACCAACAGCGCCGCCATGAAGACCTGGCTGGCATTCTGGGCCAGCAGTATGCATAGCCCTCAGCTCTATCGGCTACAACGGGTCAATAATCGCCGACTTTACTCAAATTTATGCACCGAATTCAGGCGTTGTCTGCCGCGCGACCGTGCCCGACTGGCCGCCAAGGGAATGGCGGGCCTGATTGATGGATTATGGTTACGCAGCGCATTGAGTGAGCAAACCTTTAACCGCGATGAAGCCCTGCTGATCACCCATCAGTTTATTGAGCAGCAACTGAATGGCGTTTAATCGCAACGAAAAAGACTGGAGAAACCATGTCCCGCTACGGCTTACAAAAACTCTATATCAACGGTGCCTATACCGACAGCACCCGTGATGACACTTTCGATGCCATAAACCCGGCCAACGGCGAAATCATTGCGCAAATTCAGGCCGCCAGCGCGGCGGATGTTGACAATACGGTGGCTGCCGCCGCGCACGGGCAGAAAATATGGGCAGCGATGACCGCCATGCAACGTTCGCGCATCCTGCGACGGGCGGTGGATATCCTGCGCGTACGCAACGATGAACTGGCAGCGATAGAAACCGCCGACACCGGTAAACCCCTGTCCGAAACCCAGACTGTCGATATTGTGACCGGCGCTGATGTGCTGGAATATTACGCCGGACTGATCCCGGCACTGGAAGGCAGGCAGATCCCACTGCGTGACAGCGCGTTTGTCTACACCCGTCGTGAGCCACTCGGCATTGTCGCCGGTATCGGCGCATGGAACTATCCTATCCAGATAGCCTTATGGAAATCGGCCCCGGCGTTGGCGGCAGGCAACG contains the following coding sequences:
- a CDS encoding proline iminopeptidase-family hydrolase, with product MYNITEGYAPYLEYQTWYRICGDLHNGMTPLVVAHGGPGCTHDYVDAFRDIAKTGRAVIHYDQLGNGRSTHLPDQPADFWQPSLFLAELDTLLCHLGIENNYALLGQSWGGMLGAEHAVTNPPGLKALIIANSPASMALWLQAASRLRSELPEEVQATLLAHESAGTLDSDEYKAASQVFYQRHVCRLDPWPDDVKRTFDAMDLDPTVYHAMNGPTEFHVIGSMKEWTVIDRLSAIDVPVLLISGYYDEAAPEVVQPFADHIKDVEWVIFEHSSHMPHVEEREACMAKVATFLQRKTPA
- a CDS encoding choline transporter, producing MATSDIDTKPQKDTINPVVFFTSAGLILAFTLMTIFYPVLSNKWIGIVLNWVSVTFGWYYLLAATLYIVFVIYIGASRYGSIKLGPEQSKPEFSLLSWASMLFAAGIGIDLMFFSVAEPVTQYMMPPEGQGQTLEAARQAMVWTLFHYGLTGWAMYALMGIALGYFSYRYNLPLTIRSALYPIFGKRIYGPIGHSVDIAAVIGTIFGIATTLGIGVVQLNYGLNVLFHIPEGLTAQAALIMLSVVMATVSATSGVNKGIRFLSELNVLLSMGLILFLLFWGDTEFLLNALVLNVGDYINRFLGMTLNSFAFDRPTDWMNSWTLFFWAWWVAWSPFVGLFLARISRGRTIRQFVAGTLVIPFIFTLLWLSIFGNSALYQVLHGNIGFAKEVMAYPERGFYSLLAQYPGFTFSASVATITGLLFYVTSADSGSLVLGNFTSRLTDINNDAPNWLRIFWSLAIGSLTLGMLMTDGITALQNTTVIMGLPFSFVMFFVMVGLYKSLKVEDYRKAGSQQIFAPMPVSGDEVLNWKQRLSRVMNYPGTTHTEEMLNTVCRPAMQDVARELELRGAKVEFNELPPQDDERLNHLELLVRLGDEENFVYQIWPQRYSIPAFTYRARSGKSHYYRLETYLMEGTQGNDLMDYSKEQIINDILDQYERHMQFLHIHREAPGNTLTFPG
- the betI gene encoding transcriptional regulator BetI gives rise to the protein MPKVGMQPIRRQQLIEATLSAVNEVGMHDASISQIARRAGVSNGIISHYFRDKNGLLEATMRYLLSRLGEAVTQRLAALNDNDPRTRLRAIIEGNFDESQTNSAAMKTWLAFWASSMHSPQLYRLQRVNNRRLYSNLCTEFRRCLPRDRARLAAKGMAGLIDGLWLRSALSEQTFNRDEALLITHQFIEQQLNGV